The genomic window GTTCCACGAGAGACGAGGAAAATCGAATGATAACGATTGTTTCTGTCGCATTTGCTAGATTCGCTTCATCTCCATAGCGGGATATCAAGTAGTATTGTTCCGCGCGATTTCGCCGTCCGAATTCGCCGTTTTTCCGATTCCCCGAGCCGCGACCCACACCTTCTTCACCCCCCACGGGGAACCGTTAGACTCCTCGTCTCAATTTATCCCAGGATTTCACGCTAGAGCCATGTATCAACTAAATGATATATATACTTGGTCGAGATGACATTGTTCGCATCGTTTCAACTCAGTGTATCGATATCAGTCTGATCACATTCGTTGGTGAGGGACCATCAAGTCTCCGACCTCGTATTGTtgaagcttttttttttgtcgtctCGCAACTCCTCTGTCTGCTCCAATGGCTCCCTCTGCTGCTCATACCGCGGATGGCATCCTTCCGCCTATCGATCTCAAGGCCATTCGTCCTTtttggaagagaagaaacgGCATCCTGCTCTACTTCCTTCTTACTTCGTCGCTCTTCACGAGCGCTGCTCTTGGCATCGATGGGGTACGGTCTCACGTCTCACGTCTCACCACATGCATCCCCGGATCGGCAATTGTGCGTTTGTGCATAAGGCTAACAAGAGATGCATCCTAGTCCATGACCAATGGCATGCAGGTCCTGCCCACTTGGCAGGAACGATTCGGCCACCCAACGGGCTCAAAGCTAGGCTTCTTCGGCGCTTCCAACGCCATTGGCGGAGTGATACCGTTCCTCACGCTGAGCTGGATGGGTGACAAGTTTGGCCGCCGCATCCCCACCGCCCTGGGCTCCCtggtcatcatcatcggcgtcCTTGTTGAGTTCTTTGCAACTTCGCTCAACATGTACATTGGCGGCAAGATGGTTCTTGGCTTTGGGAGCGGCTTGGTGCAAATGACGGCTGCTGTCCTGGTGACGGAGCTAAGCCACCCCAAGGAGCGAGTCCAGGTGACGACGTTCTACAATACCTCCATTGTTCTGGGTTACGTCATTGGCGCTTGGGCAACGTATGGCTGTTTCCGGATCCCCAACCAGTGGTCGTGGAGATTGCCTACTCTCATTCAGATTGTCCCCTCTGCGTACCAGCTCGCGTtgatcttcttctctccagaGTCTCCCCGGTGGCTGGTTGCCAAGGGCAGGAAGGAGGAGGCAAGGGAAATCTTGGTCAAGTATCACGGCGAATGCGACCCCGGTTCCCCTGTGGTTGCGTTCGAGTTTGCGGAAATCCAAGAGGTTATTGCCAAGGAAGCCGAGCAAAACATGACCTGGAGGGAATTCTTCTCGTCCGTCCCCAACCTGAAACGAATCGGTCTCTGTTTTGCGACGGCAGTCTTTAGCCAAAGCTCTGGAAATCTGCTCGTGTCCAACTACCTGACCCAGATTCTTAAAGACACCGGCGTCAACGCTGACAAGGACATTACTCTTGTCAATGGCATGGTCACGCTGTGGCAGTACATGGTCGCTCTGACTGTCACTGTCATAATAGACAAGTTTAAGCGACGGACATTCTTCCTCGTTGGTTCCGGGGGTGTCGTCGTCACATTCGTTGTTTGGACCATTGCTGCCCAGCAGTATCTCGAGAAGAATTCGCTAGCTGCAGGCCGTGTGGTGCTTGCctgcatcttcatcttccaagCATTTTACACTTTTGCATGGACCAACTTGGTTGTCACCTACCCCCTCGAGGTCGTCACGTACCAGATGCGGGCCAAGACGTGGGCGTTTGTGCTGTTGACTATTCAAGTTGCGTCCATCTTTGGAGGCTATGTGAACCCAATTGGCTTGGAGAATATTGGCTGGAAGTTCTACATCTACTACTGTGTTTGGGTGACAATCAttttcctcgtcgtctaCTTCTTCTTCGTTGAGACTGCAGGACCAACACTTGAGGAACTCGCATATCTGTTTGATGGCGCCGAGGCAAAGATGAATATCATGCATGCGACAAAGGGAATAGAGGATTCCGCAGCGCACATGGAGGAGAAGCCAGGGCAGAAGTTGGTTTAAAGAGCGTGCGATGTACAGTAGCGTTGGTCTGCCAATGGATTGTCAGTCAAAATACAGTATGGTACAGTAGGATAAAAAGTAATGTACCCAGAAGAAATTTTGCTGTTATAACCAAGACTTTTTATGCTTTACGTTGTGTTGATTCGTCACTGTCATCCGCCACATCCTTGAATCaaagcttttttttccttccccAACTCCATTTTCAAAACAACAGGTTTCGCTCCATAGATCTGGCAACAAGACACCACCACTCAACTAATTGCAATTTAGACGGATTCCCAAGCCAATGAGAAAATCTCAGTGCCCGCTCGAGAAATTCCGACTTCAAATTTTCCATCTGCACTCTTCACACTCGTACCAATTTTCTCTCCCTTTCTCTCCAATATGATCTTCTTGTCGGACGTCTCAGGAAGCTTGTAGAAGCGTCGTCCATGCCGGCTGAGGAACCCTTCCAACTTCTCCTGTGTGATGTCATTTTCACTAATATCACCACGCAcaacgccttcttccaaGGCCATCAGTACGAGCTGAGTCGCAACTGGTTGAGTGAACACTCCCGCGGGAGCTTTGCCTTGCTCAGCGGAAGTTTTGGAGATGATCTGATGAGGTGCGCTATCACTTCCACTGTGTATAATGATTAGACAAGGTGCGGTTCGCATCTAGAGTCCTGCATGTTCTCGGGACTTACAAGAAGAATTTGGGATTACCACTGACCAGAGCCTTTAGAAGGGCATCTCTGTCAGTAGGCTTTTTGGGAATAGGCTTGCAGAAGGCAAACGGGTCGCAGCAAGCATCCGCTCCGGTCAGATAAAGGTGATGCGCCGTAATCGTTGCTATCCATTGCATTATTAGTTTCGTTTGTATGTCGTCATCAAAAGAGTATCACATACCGCCAACGGTGGGGCCGCAGGCCTTGACTGCTTCAACAGCTGCAGAAGTGGTGCAGTGTTCAAGCTAAATATGTCAGTCGTGTATAACAGAGATTTCTTAGTGATTACTCACGACAATTCGAAGACGGGGAAAGCGTTCATGAAGCTTCTTGAGGGTCGGTAGGAACGCTTCCTCGAGAGTTGTATTTTCAGGAGCAAGAGACTCCAAGACCTCACCATGGAGGTTCAGCACTGCCATTGATAAGACTCGTGCCCACAAATCATAGAATGGGGCAAAGGCATCATACCCATATCGTTCTCTTCCATGGCAGCAAATGTAGGGTAGAAGGCCTCAACATTGGCAACGCCATTTTCAGAGTTGGTAGTGACACCTGAGGAGGTTAGCATTCGTTGTAGGCAGGCAATACGCATCAAGCCTTACCCTGGGGATACATCTTGACACCGGTGAtaccggcggcggcggccttggcaatCACATCGGGGGTGACAGAAGGATGGAGCTACGCTTCTGTTAGAATGTCCAAGCCAGAGTCTACAGAGAACCGCGTCACATACGAATAGAGACATAAGATAGTGAACATTTGGATCGATCTTTTGCAGCTGAGCCTTGTATTCTAATGCCTGTCGATTTCAACGTTAGCGTTTGGCTTCTTCGGTCATGCCGCGTTCGTTGCCCCATTGTAGCAACGATTCAGATATCCAACGTACTCTTTCGACAGTTGTAATGGGGGGAACCTGAGTAGCACCAA from Metarhizium brunneum chromosome 2, complete sequence includes these protein-coding regions:
- the LAC12_2 gene encoding Lactose permease, which produces MAPSAAHTADGILPPIDLKAIRPFWKRRNGILLYFLLTSSLFTSAALGIDGSMTNGMQVLPTWQERFGHPTGSKLGFFGASNAIGGVIPFLTLSWMGDKFGRRIPTALGSLVIIIGVLVEFFATSLNMYIGGKMVLGFGSGLVQMTAAVLVTELSHPKERVQVTTFYNTSIVLGYVIGAWATYGCFRIPNQWSWRLPTLIQIVPSAYQLALIFFSPESPRWLVAKGRKEEAREILVKYHGECDPGSPVVAFEFAEIQEVIAKEAEQNMTWREFFSSVPNLKRIGLCFATAVFSQSSGNLLVSNYLTQILKDTGVNADKDITLVNGMVTLWQYMVALTVTVIIDKFKRRTFFLVGSGGVVVTFVVWTIAAQQYLEKNSLAAGRVVLACIFIFQAFYTFAWTNLVVTYPLEVVTYQMRAKTWAFVLLTIQVASIFGGYVNPIGLENIGWKFYIYYCVWVTIIFLVVYFFFVETAGPTLEELAYLFDGAEAKMNIMHATKGIEDSAAHMEEKPGQKLV